The following proteins are encoded in a genomic region of Desulfosporosinus youngiae DSM 17734:
- a CDS encoding DMT family transporter: MNDSIMLNKRWKGAAAVLLSAASFALSSILYKIAFRAELTPAQVLAAHTWIASGLLTVYVILFQRNILRLNWSILGAMAIAGLLGKLGTNILFASSLQYLPASLATLLLYLYVVFVIASRIIFLKKKTNLVEGIASLIVLMGAFLASGIMFNAESMSLIGVFIALGAAFCYTIYNILGEVFLGKISPLAVMFYTQWFSALGLLGYLGKEVTKIPWGNPSLWLIGAAMAFICSILPFYLILYGIARIGSSKASILSTLELPLAYILSGILLGELPTWNQTLGGLFVLIGIVFSNFRKRVHIEN; the protein is encoded by the coding sequence TTGAACGATTCTATTATGTTAAACAAGCGATGGAAAGGTGCTGCAGCTGTTTTATTATCAGCTGCCAGCTTTGCCTTGTCATCAATTTTATATAAAATAGCCTTTCGTGCTGAACTAACCCCTGCTCAGGTTCTTGCTGCCCACACATGGATTGCTTCGGGATTACTTACAGTATATGTAATCTTATTTCAGCGTAATATCCTGCGTTTGAATTGGAGTATACTTGGGGCTATGGCCATTGCCGGATTATTAGGAAAGCTTGGTACGAACATTTTATTCGCTTCCTCTCTTCAGTATTTGCCAGCATCCTTAGCTACTTTGCTACTCTACCTCTATGTGGTTTTTGTCATAGCTTCAAGGATAATTTTTCTTAAAAAGAAGACGAACCTTGTGGAGGGAATAGCTTCATTAATAGTTTTGATGGGTGCCTTCTTAGCAAGCGGAATTATGTTTAATGCAGAGTCTATGTCACTCATAGGTGTTTTTATAGCTTTAGGAGCGGCTTTCTGCTATACCATCTACAATATTTTGGGCGAAGTATTTCTCGGCAAAATCTCTCCTCTGGCGGTGATGTTTTATACCCAATGGTTTTCAGCACTGGGACTTTTGGGATATCTGGGAAAAGAGGTTACTAAAATACCTTGGGGTAATCCCAGTCTATGGCTTATAGGGGCAGCAATGGCTTTTATTTGTTCCATTTTGCCGTTTTATTTGATCTTGTATGGTATTGCAAGAATTGGTTCTAGTAAAGCATCTATTCTTAGCACCTTAGAGTTGCCTTTGGCGTATATATTAAGCGGAATTTTGTTAGGGGAACTGCCAACCTGGAACCAAACACTGGGTGGCTTATTCGTGTTGATCGGAATAGTTTTTTCGAATTTCCGGAAAAGGGTGCACATAGAGAATTAA
- a CDS encoding methyl-accepting chemotaxis protein has protein sequence MKTSDLGFSGMRTKLMMIFLILVIVPIAFISYGVNSYVKNQVLDNFVISTTKEITQVNNMINTFFASVSDNCDLLANDAAVEKADQTITTYINKKGDGTKMTPSQNGGIEQEIYNSFLRYAQTHPNTAYLYMGTTHGGYIQWPESKVADNYDPRERLWYKTAMNNKGKVVRTAPYYYETDNSTYVDTVKTISNNSGEIMGVQVLSISLNRITEEIKTIKVGKTGYLMLVDSDGTIIANPNKPEYNFKKISELDIHELNKITEINSDYFYANIDKQRNIVNVYTSPETNWKFVAIIPEVEAMASASQIQKTIVILALIFVAAGLLAAFIISKKIAKPIAVTASYLDTMKTGDFSKEFPENLLRRKDEIGVLGKAVKDMCHDIGNLIKQVKDSSGMVRNTSNFLTDMTTHTDDATKEVVGAVRQIALAAAEQARELEISSSKTNELAERIEIVSKSVEEMGKISSQTSGLNLKGLNIMKSLIDKSVATKESAQQVNDLVLGMDKMSGEISAITETIRQIAEQTNLLALNAAIEAARAGEHGRGFAVVAEEVRKLAEESGNATKDINKLIGNLQNQTKDVVLATKKLINFTNEQENSVNETEEIFRETENGIGVLDIKVAEVKEQNRQMEEKKDMLISSIDNISAVSEETAASTEEVSASMDEQAAAIEQITRYSTELKSLAGNLQRLIEKFVI, from the coding sequence ATGAAGACAAGTGATCTAGGTTTTTCAGGCATGAGGACTAAATTAATGATGATTTTTTTAATCTTAGTTATTGTGCCGATCGCTTTTATCAGCTATGGAGTAAATAGTTATGTTAAAAATCAGGTTCTGGATAACTTTGTCATTTCAACAACCAAAGAAATTACTCAGGTAAACAATATGATTAATACCTTTTTTGCCTCAGTAAGCGATAACTGTGATTTGCTGGCCAATGATGCTGCTGTTGAAAAGGCAGATCAAACGATTACCACATATATAAATAAAAAAGGTGACGGAACTAAAATGACACCGTCCCAAAACGGAGGCATTGAACAAGAAATATATAATAGTTTTTTAAGGTATGCACAAACGCACCCTAATACCGCTTATTTATACATGGGGACAACCCATGGAGGATATATTCAATGGCCTGAAAGTAAAGTTGCGGATAATTATGACCCAAGAGAACGGCTCTGGTATAAAACCGCTATGAATAATAAAGGCAAGGTAGTCAGGACTGCTCCTTATTACTATGAGACGGATAATTCAACGTATGTTGATACCGTAAAGACTATTTCCAATAATTCAGGAGAAATTATGGGGGTCCAAGTACTTAGTATAAGCTTAAATAGGATCACAGAAGAGATTAAAACTATTAAAGTTGGAAAAACCGGTTATCTAATGTTAGTGGATAGTGATGGGACAATTATTGCCAATCCTAATAAACCTGAGTACAATTTTAAGAAGATTTCGGAGTTAGACATCCATGAATTAAATAAAATTACAGAAATTAATTCCGATTACTTCTATGCCAATATTGATAAGCAAAGGAATATTGTCAATGTATATACGTCTCCTGAAACAAATTGGAAATTTGTTGCGATAATCCCGGAAGTGGAAGCGATGGCAAGTGCCAGTCAGATTCAGAAAACGATTGTCATTTTGGCCCTTATTTTTGTTGCTGCAGGTTTGTTGGCTGCGTTTATTATTTCTAAAAAAATTGCCAAACCTATAGCTGTAACGGCTTCATATTTGGATACGATGAAAACGGGTGATTTCAGCAAGGAATTTCCTGAAAATCTCTTGCGCAGGAAGGATGAAATAGGAGTTTTGGGAAAGGCTGTAAAGGATATGTGTCATGACATAGGAAATTTGATAAAACAAGTTAAAGATTCTTCAGGTATGGTAAGGAATACCTCAAATTTTCTGACAGACATGACTACGCATACAGACGACGCTACCAAGGAAGTTGTAGGGGCCGTCCGACAGATAGCCCTTGCAGCTGCTGAACAGGCCAGGGAGTTGGAGATTAGTTCCTCAAAAACCAATGAATTAGCTGAGCGCATAGAAATCGTTAGTAAATCTGTTGAGGAAATGGGGAAAATATCCTCACAAACAAGCGGGCTGAATTTAAAGGGTTTAAATATTATGAAATCACTGATCGATAAATCAGTGGCTACAAAAGAGTCGGCTCAACAAGTGAATGATTTAGTACTTGGAATGGATAAGATGTCGGGGGAAATCAGTGCCATAACGGAAACTATTCGTCAAATTGCCGAGCAAACTAATCTCCTGGCTCTAAATGCGGCTATCGAAGCGGCTCGTGCCGGAGAGCATGGAAGGGGATTTGCAGTTGTAGCTGAAGAAGTAAGGAAGCTTGCTGAGGAATCCGGAAATGCTACAAAGGATATTAATAAGCTAATCGGAAACCTTCAGAATCAAACGAAAGATGTTGTTTTGGCAACGAAGAAATTGATTAACTTCACCAATGAACAAGAGAACTCCGTCAATGAGACTGAAGAGATTTTCCGTGAAACCGAAAACGGAATAGGAGTATTAGATATAAAAGTCGCAGAAGTAAAGGAACAAAATAGGCAGATGGAAGAAAAAAAGGATATGCTTATTAGTTCCATAGATAACATTTCGGCCGTATCTGAAGAAACCGCCGCCAGCACTGAGGAAGTTTCCGCCTCTATGGACGAACAAGCGGCTGCTATTGAACAAATTACTAGATATTCAACAGAGTTAAAAAGTCTGGCCGGAAATCTACAAAGGCTAATTGAGAAATTTGTCATTTAA
- a CDS encoding YsnF/AvaK domain-containing protein, with protein sequence MEDKSSLETDSPFQGSCSNEDAALQIKAEQLKIIKKWLQTGEVKIYRETYTQEKNFTVPVKREELVIEKKDLFSAAPANLAAPEIIRILLGEEQVAFTKHWVDLEDVSVYKRQIEDINHIELTLKHEVPTIKFTDI encoded by the coding sequence GTGGAAGACAAGTCATCATTGGAAACGGACTCACCATTTCAAGGCAGTTGCTCGAATGAAGATGCAGCCCTTCAGATTAAAGCAGAACAGCTCAAGATAATCAAAAAGTGGCTACAAACGGGAGAGGTGAAAATTTATAGAGAAACTTACACTCAGGAAAAGAATTTCACTGTGCCGGTTAAGCGCGAAGAACTCGTAATCGAAAAAAAAGACCTTTTTTCTGCAGCCCCTGCCAACCTGGCTGCACCAGAGATTATTCGCATACTTTTAGGGGAAGAACAGGTAGCATTTACCAAACACTGGGTTGATTTAGAAGATGTTTCCGTCTATAAACGTCAGATAGAGGATATAAACCATATCGAATTGACATTAAAGCATGAAGTACCAACTATTAAATTCACTGACATTTAA
- a CDS encoding YsnF/AvaK domain-containing protein — MGILNDIFGNGNADEIQGETREEIKDQTNTAVDDAKLLLRKEELNIEKDRVQTGEVELSKEIIEEQRTVDIPVMREEIVIERRVLNNEATDSPITNEETIRIPVSQETVTVDKYTVVTGEVLAHKNIVEDTKHIDETLRHEEARVNKYGNPDVIENVTDQQLQ; from the coding sequence ATGGGAATCTTAAATGATATTTTTGGAAATGGAAATGCTGACGAAATACAAGGAGAGACTCGGGAAGAGATTAAAGATCAAACGAATACTGCTGTTGATGATGCAAAACTGCTTCTCCGCAAAGAGGAACTCAATATCGAAAAAGACAGAGTACAAACAGGTGAAGTAGAACTTAGTAAGGAAATCATTGAGGAACAAAGAACGGTTGATATTCCTGTAATGCGTGAAGAAATCGTTATTGAAAGAAGAGTTTTAAATAACGAAGCGACGGATTCACCTATTACTAACGAAGAAACCATACGGATTCCCGTTAGTCAGGAAACGGTTACTGTGGATAAATATACCGTTGTAACAGGAGAGGTTTTAGCTCACAAGAATATTGTAGAAGATACTAAGCATATCGATGAAACTCTTAGACATGAAGAGGCCAGGGTTAATAAATATGGTAATCCCGATGTAATCGAGAATGTAACAGATCAGCAATTACAATAA
- a CDS encoding DUF456 domain-containing protein: METTALILSIILFIAGLLGTILPILPGAVLIYGGMLLYGFMTKFASLDVNFFLLQALVLILIFSIDFLASAAGTRRSNGSKQAAWGAVIGTIFGIISFGPLGIVIGPFLGAVIAELVRGIELNQAIRVGFGTLIGILGGTVLKLCAEILMIVYFFMRI; this comes from the coding sequence TTGGAGACAACAGCTCTAATCTTATCGATCATTCTATTTATAGCCGGTCTGCTGGGGACTATACTCCCTATTCTGCCTGGTGCCGTTCTAATTTACGGCGGAATGCTTCTGTACGGCTTCATGACTAAGTTCGCATCACTCGATGTCAATTTCTTTCTCTTGCAAGCACTCGTGCTGATCTTAATTTTTTCCATAGATTTTCTGGCCTCTGCTGCCGGCACACGGCGTTCCAATGGCAGTAAACAGGCAGCCTGGGGGGCAGTCATCGGCACAATCTTTGGTATAATTTCCTTCGGTCCTTTAGGTATCGTCATTGGTCCCTTCTTAGGTGCTGTTATAGCTGAATTAGTGCGAGGAATAGAACTCAATCAAGCAATCCGGGTTGGATTTGGCACTCTTATTGGTATCCTCGGTGGAACGGTCTTAAAACTATGTGCTGAAATCTTAATGATTGTCTATTTCTTTATGCGCATTTAA
- the speE gene encoding polyamine aminopropyltransferase has protein sequence MNIKLPAYFSKKGHDLWLTEDEREDLKISYRIKEILYEEQSEFQHVMILDSYSFGRMLVLDGIVQTTSLDGYIYNEMISHIPLSIHPDPRRVLIIGGGDCGVAREVCKYRSVERIDMAEIDKLVVEACLKHLPEVSGRLSDPRVQFIFDDGVKFVLNKVNEYDVIIVDSSDPIGPAKSLFEKSFYQSLHKALKKDGLMVCQSQSPIFHAEVMKQTFQRIRSLFADVKLYTAVVPTYPGGLWSFTLGLKRSAAPNPEKLNENDTHYVNKQIIERCFSLPQFMRDQLNH, from the coding sequence ATGAATATCAAATTACCGGCCTATTTTTCCAAGAAAGGTCATGACTTATGGTTAACTGAAGACGAACGTGAGGATTTGAAAATAAGTTACCGAATTAAAGAAATTCTTTATGAAGAACAATCTGAGTTTCAACATGTTATGATCCTGGATTCCTATAGCTTTGGACGTATGCTCGTTTTAGATGGTATTGTCCAGACCACTTCTTTAGATGGGTACATCTATAACGAGATGATTTCTCATATACCCCTATCCATCCATCCTGATCCAAGACGAGTGCTAATTATAGGTGGCGGAGATTGTGGGGTGGCCAGAGAAGTATGTAAGTATCGTTCTGTTGAACGGATTGATATGGCTGAAATTGATAAACTGGTGGTTGAAGCCTGCCTGAAACATTTGCCGGAAGTATCAGGGCGTTTGTCTGATCCACGAGTTCAGTTCATTTTTGATGATGGGGTAAAATTTGTCTTGAACAAAGTAAATGAATACGATGTAATTATCGTTGATTCATCCGACCCTATCGGACCGGCAAAGAGTCTTTTTGAAAAAAGTTTCTATCAAAGCTTACACAAGGCTTTAAAAAAGGACGGCTTAATGGTTTGTCAAAGCCAGTCTCCGATTTTCCATGCTGAAGTCATGAAGCAAACGTTCCAACGGATCAGGAGTCTTTTTGCTGACGTAAAATTATATACGGCCGTTGTCCCTACTTATCCCGGCGGATTATGGAGTTTTACCCTGGGATTAAAGCGTTCTGCCGCTCCAAATCCGGAAAAGCTAAATGAAAATGATACACATTATGTCAATAAACAGATCATTGAGAGATGCTTTTCACTACCTCAATTTATGCGTGATCAATTGAACCACTAG